The bacterium genomic interval TTCTTATAGGGTATGCCCGGTGCGTGTAGAGCAGCTGATGTGCGGAAGGATGCATTAGAGCTGAAAACGTCTATATTACGACTGTTTGTGGTAGAGTTGCTGAACTTATCCTGTGACTTCTGAACAGCCGGCCGCTGTGCGTTTACAGAAGACGCAGGGTTCTGCATCGCGGTCCTGCGTTCGCCATAGGAATTGCCCACCCTGTTCTGCATCTGGTCTTTGGTCTTTACGAATGCCATCTTGAGATTCTCCCCTCAGCTGTTAAAGCCAGTCGATGTCTCGCTAGAAATAAATGCAAGATCGCTGCCAATGATCCCGGTCAGATTGAGATTCTAACTATTTGATTTATAGTATGTATTTAAAGGGGCTGAGCTGGGGGTGAGCGATTTTGGGCCGATTTCAGCCCTCATCTGGGGTCTTGGGACCCCCTTTCCTATCAGGCTATAAGCTTCGGGTTGACCCTCGTTGGATAACCGAGGTCATGATAGAATTTCGTAAGTTCCTTGAACACGATCTTGTTTATCGTGCAGTTTGCTTTATCAGGGCCATCCACATTTCCATATGCCAGCGCGCTGCCTGGGCACCCTTTGTTGCATATCGCTTTCCAGACGCATGCCCTGCATTGGCTGTTTCCCAGTCTGGCAATTCGACGCCTGAGCCTCCGCCGTACTTCATGCCGCTTGCTCCAGATATGTTTCAGGTCATCCGTCAAGGCATTGCCGAGCTTAAGCTCGCTTCCCTCCAGCTCGGGGCAGGGATACATGTTATAGTTCTCGTCGATCGATACGAAGCCCGATGCGCACAGGCGCGGCGATATCGTGCACAGCGATCCGCTCCTGGCGCCCTTGAGGACGCGCCATGAATATGCCATTGCGTTGGCGAATTCGAACTCTGCCTTGGTGTCGATTATGTATCTTTCGATCAACTTGACCAGTGTTCTTGCTTATTTTCTGTAATCTATGTCGTTGGATGCAGTCCCTCCGATCGAGCCGTGCATCAG includes:
- a CDS encoding SPASM domain-containing protein; the encoded protein is MIERYIIDTKAEFEFANAMAYSWRVLKGARSGSLCTISPRLCASGFVSIDENYNMYPCPELEGSELKLGNALTDDLKHIWSKRHEVRRRLRRRIARLGNSQCRACVWKAICNKGCPGSALAYGNVDGPDKANCTINKIVFKELTKFYHDLGYPTRVNPKLIA